One Oncorhynchus masou masou isolate Uvic2021 chromosome 2, UVic_Omas_1.1, whole genome shotgun sequence genomic region harbors:
- the cog8 gene encoding conserved oligomeric Golgi complex subunit 8 isoform X1 — MTAVDVEDESILASIFKDSFPDNWRDNPDFAAYLSELSSYGVEKLNREPERLAEERAQILQQTRELAFSNYKTFIRTADCTEEIYRDFGRVESSVSKLLDKLPSFGEKCRGFVKEAEDIGASRRMNSLTLNRHTEILEILEIPQLMDTCVRNGYYEEALELAAYVKRLEKKHSSLPVIQGIVHEVRQSAQLMLNQLLQQLRSNSQLPVCLRVIGYLRRMDVFTEAELRVKFLQARGSWLHSILSTVPDEDPYCHITKTIEACRVHLFDIITQYRAIFSDEDPLLSPGVHGQAVNEAAIFHGWVVQQVSEFLVTLDRDLQRGVGGRLDSLLGQCMYFGLSFSRVGADFRGQLAPMFQRVAADTFRKAVEEAIDRFQEDMNLYTLISLPSMLGGGSMPGTLQPPSTQPGTLQPPMALLDFPPLACFLNNILTAFNDLRLCCPLGLAQQVTKYLEEALVKVTKLIVAFHRAEETAFSAREKELFVQFCCSFAEDLVPFLNRCLQVLFPPAQLSVILGVPPTQVHQYSGLGCIDVSSVLEPLAFVLPKRETVTPVGEDLSVELDRLTTADPQPTLPDPEPIAGPEPIEEDPMVSSTISTEFVSETGLTSDPELEAILNDPNPVLDDPERPRAEGHHEVQEDPELEAILNPPKPVLTAPEHNPVPEPVLTAPEHNPVPEPVLTAPEHNPVPEPVLTAPEHNPVLEPVLTAPEHNPVLEPVLTAPEHNPVPEPVLTAPEHNPVLEPVLTAPEHNPVLEPVLTAPEHNPVLEPVLTAPEHNPVPELDSEPSEPEVNPEVAES; from the exons ATGACAGCTGTGGACGTGGAAGATGAGAGTATTCTGGCTTCAATATTTAAAGACAGCTTTCCAGACAACTGGAGAGACAACCCCGACTTCGCAGCCTACTTGTCCGAGCTCAGTTCGTATGGCGTGGAGAAATTAAACCGTGAACCGGAGCGGCTGGCGGAGGAGAGGGCGCAGATACTGCAGCAGACCCGGGAGCTCGCCTTCTCCAACTACAAGACGTTCATCCGCACCGCGGACTGCACCGAGGAGATTTACCGCGACTTTGGCCGCGTGGAAAGCAGTGTTTCCAAACTCCTCGACAAGTTGCCCAGCTTCGGGGAAAAATGCAG GGGTTTTGTGAAGGAGGCGGAGGACATCGGGGCGAGCCGGCGCATGAACAGCCTGACTCTGAACCGTCACACAGAGATCCTGGAGATCTTAGAGATCCCTCAGCTGATGGACACCTGCGTCCGGAATGGTTACTACGAGGAGGCTCTGGAGCTGGCAGCGTACGTCAAGAGACTGGAGAAGAAGCACTCGTCTCTACCTGTCATCCAG gGCATCGTCCACGAGGTGCGTCAGTCGGCTCAGCTCATGCTGAACCAGCTGTTGCAACAGCTTCGTAGCAACTCCCAGCTtcctgtgtgcctgcgtgtgaTTGGCTACCTGCGCAGGATGGACGTGTTCACCGAGGCGGAGCTACGGGTGAAGTTCCTGCAGGCGCGGGGCAGCTGGCTCCATTCCATCCTGTCCACTGTCCCTGATGAGGACCCTTACTGCCACATCACCAAGACCATCGAGGCCTGTCGC GTACATCTGTTTGACATCATCACCCAGTACAGAGCCATCTTCTCTGACGAGGACCCCCTGCTGTCTCCCG GTGTTCACGGCCAGGCGGTGAACGAGGCGGCCATCTTCCACGGCTGGGTGGTGCAGCAGGTGTCTGAGTTCCTGGTGACCCTGGACCGAGACCTCCAGAGGGGGGTGGGCGGACGCCTGGACTCCCTGCTGGGACAGTGCATGTATTTCGGACTGTCCTTCAGCCGCGTTGGGGCAGACTTCCGCGGCCAGCTGGCCCCGATGTTCCAGCGCGTGGCGGCCGATACCTTCCGTAAAGCTGTAGAGGAAGCCATAGACAGGTTCCAGGAGGACATGAACCTGTACACTCTGATCTCTCTCCCCTCGATGCTGGGTGGGGGCTCCATGCCAGGTACCCTCCAGCCCCCCAGTACCCAGCCAGGTACCCTCCAGCCCCCCATGGCTCTGCTGGACTTCCCCCCTCTGGCCTGCTTCCTCAACAACATCCTGACGGCCTTCAACGACCTCAGGCTCTGTTGTCCCCTCGGTCTGGCCCAGCAGGTGACCAAGTACCTGGAGGAAGCCCTGGTAAAG gtcaCCAAGTTGATCGTGGCGTTCCACCGGGCTGAAGAGACGGCCTTCAGCGCCCGAGAGAAGGAGCTGTTTGTCCAATTCTGCTGTTCCTTTGCTGAGGACCTGGTTCCGTTCCTCAACCGTTGTCTACAGGTCCTGTTCCCCCCcgcacagctctctgtcatactgg GTGTCCCTCCAACTCAAGTCCACCAGTACAGCGGTCTGGGTTGTATCGATGTGAGTTCAGTCCTGGAGCCTCTGGCGTTTGTTCTTCCCAAGAGGGAGACGGTGACTCCGGTGGGAGAAGACCTCAGTGTTGAGCTGGACCGTCTCACCACAGCTGATCCTCAACCAACACTTCCTGATCCTGAACCAATAGCAGGCCCGGAACCTATTGAGGAGGATCCCATGGTCTCATCCACCATATCTACTGAGTTTGTTTCCGAGACgggtctgacctctgaccctgaacTGGAAGCCATTTTGAACGACCCGAATCCTGTACTGGACGACCCAGAGAGACCAAGGGCTGAAGGCCACCATGAAGTACAGGAAGACCCTGAGTTGGAGGCCATACTGAATCCCCCAAAGCCTGTACTGACCGCCCCAGAACATAACCCAGTCCCAGAGCCTGTACTGACCGCCCCAGAACATAACCCAGTCCCAGAGCCTGTACTGACCGCCCCAGAACATAACCCAGTCCCAGAGCCTGTACTGACCGCCCCAGAACATAACCCAGTCCTAGAGCCTGTACTGACCGCCCCAGAACATAACCCAGTCCTAGAGCCTGTACTGACCGCCCCAGAACATAACCCAGTCCCAGAGCCTGTACTGACCGCCCCAGAACATAACCCAGTCCTAGAGCCTGTACTGACCGCCCCAGAACATAACCCAGTCCTAGAGCCTGTACTGACCGCCCCAGAACATAACCCAGTCCTAGAGCCTGTACTGACCGCCCCAGAACATAACCCAGTCCCAGAGCTAGACAGTGAGCCATCAGAGCCTGAGGTAAACCCAGAGGTAGCAGAGAGTTAA
- the LOC135554738 gene encoding 60S ribosome subunit biogenesis protein NIP7 homolog isoform X3 — translation MRPLTDDETKTMFEKLSKYIGENIKHLVDRPDGTYCFRLHNDRVYYISETILKLATNISRDKLVSVGTCFGKFTKTIKFRLHITALDFLAPYAKFKVWVKPGQEQSFLYGNHVLKSGLGRITENTNQYQGVVVYSMADVPLVTVREVQV, via the exons ATGAGGCCTTTAACAGACGACGAGACAAAAACGATGTttgagaaactctccaaata CATTGGTGAGAACATCAAACACCTGGTGGATCGACCCGATGGGACATATTGCTTCAGACTTCACAATGACCGTGTATATTACATCAG TGAGACAATTCTGAAGTTGGCTACCAACATCTCCCGTGATAAGTTGGTGTCGGTGGGCACCTGCTTTGGGAAGTTCACCAAGACCATTAAGTTCCGCCTGCACATCACAGCACTGGATTTTCTGGCACCATATGCCAAG TTCAAGGTGTGGGTTAAGCCTGGGCAGGAGCAGTCCTTCCTCTATGGGAACCATGTGTTGAAGTCTGGTCTGGGGAGGATCACAGAGAACACCAACCAATACCAGGGTGTGGTGGTGTATTCCATGGCAGACGTACCGCTG GTAACCGTAAGGGAAGTGCAGGTTTGA
- the LOC135554738 gene encoding 60S ribosome subunit biogenesis protein NIP7 homolog isoform X2, translating to MRPLTDDETKTMFEKLSKYIGENIKHLVDRPDGTYCFRLHNDRVYYISETILKLATNISRDKLVSVGTCFGKFTKTIKFRLHITALDFLAPYAKFKVWVKPGQEQSFLYGNHVLKSGLGRITENTNQYQGVVVYSMADVPLGFGVASKSTQECRRVDPMSIVVFHQADIGEFIRSEDTLT from the exons ATGAGGCCTTTAACAGACGACGAGACAAAAACGATGTttgagaaactctccaaata CATTGGTGAGAACATCAAACACCTGGTGGATCGACCCGATGGGACATATTGCTTCAGACTTCACAATGACCGTGTATATTACATCAG TGAGACAATTCTGAAGTTGGCTACCAACATCTCCCGTGATAAGTTGGTGTCGGTGGGCACCTGCTTTGGGAAGTTCACCAAGACCATTAAGTTCCGCCTGCACATCACAGCACTGGATTTTCTGGCACCATATGCCAAG TTCAAGGTGTGGGTTAAGCCTGGGCAGGAGCAGTCCTTCCTCTATGGGAACCATGTGTTGAAGTCTGGTCTGGGGAGGATCACAGAGAACACCAACCAATACCAGGGTGTGGTGGTGTATTCCATGGCAGACGTACCGCTG GGTTTTGGAGTGGCATCCAAGTCCACCCAGGAGTGCAGGAGAGTGGACCCCATGTCCATCGTTGTGTTCCACCAGGCAGACATCGGAGAGTTCATCAGGTCTGAGGACACGCTTACATAG
- the LOC135554738 gene encoding 60S ribosome subunit biogenesis protein NIP7 homolog isoform X1, whose protein sequence is MRPLTDDETKTMFEKLSKYIGENIKHLVDRPDGTYCFRLHNDRVYYISETILKLATNISRDKLVSVGTCFGKFTKTIKFRLHITALDFLAPYAKFKVWVKPGQEQSFLYGNHVLKSGLGRITENTNQYQGVVVYSMADVPLGFGVASKSTQECRRVDPMSIVVFHQADIGEFIRSEDTLT, encoded by the exons ATGAGGCCTTTAACAGACGACGAGACAAAAACGATGTttgagaaactctccaaata CATTGGTGAGAACATCAAACACCTGGTGGATCGACCCGATGGGACATATTGCTTCAGACTTCACAATGACCGTGTATATTACATCAG TGAGACAATTCTGAAGTTGGCTACCAACATCTCCCGTGATAAGTTGGTGTCGGTGGGCACCTGCTTTGGGAAGTTCACCAAGACCATTAAGTTCCGCCTGCACATCACAGCACTGGATTTTCTGGCACCATATGCCAAG TTCAAGGTGTGGGTTAAGCCTGGGCAGGAGCAGTCCTTCCTCTATGGGAACCATGTGTTGAAGTCTGGTCTGGGGAGGATCACAGAGAACACCAACCAATACCAGGGTGTGGTGGTGTATTCCATGGCAGACGTACCGCTG GGTTTTGGAGTGGCATCCAAGTCCACCCAGGAGTGCAGGAGAGTGGACCCCATGTCCATCGTTGTGTTCCACCAGGCAGACATCGGAGAGTTCATCAG GTCTGAGGACACGCTTACATAG
- the cog8 gene encoding conserved oligomeric Golgi complex subunit 8 isoform X2, producing MTAVDVEDESILASIFKDSFPDNWRDNPDFAAYLSELSSYGVEKLNREPERLAEERAQILQQTRELAFSNYKTFIRTADCTEEIYRDFGRVESSVSKLLDKLPSFGEKCRGFVKEAEDIGASRRMNSLTLNRHTEILEILEIPQLMDTCVRNGYYEEALELAAYVKRLEKKHSSLPVIQGIVHEVRQSAQLMLNQLLQQLRSNSQLPVCLRVIGYLRRMDVFTEAELRVKFLQARGSWLHSILSTVPDEDPYCHITKTIEACRVHLFDIITQYRAIFSDEDPLLSPGVHGQAVNEAAIFHGWVVQQVSEFLVTLDRDLQRGVGGRLDSLLGQCMYFGLSFSRVGADFRGQLAPMFQRVAADTFRKAVEEAIDRFQEDMNLYTLISLPSMLGGGSMPGTLQPPSTQPGTLQPPMALLDFPPLACFLNNILTAFNDLRLCCPLGLAQQVTKYLEEALVKVTKLIVAFHRAEETAFSAREKELFVQFCCSFAEDLVPFLNRCLQVSLQLKSTSTAVWVVSM from the exons ATGACAGCTGTGGACGTGGAAGATGAGAGTATTCTGGCTTCAATATTTAAAGACAGCTTTCCAGACAACTGGAGAGACAACCCCGACTTCGCAGCCTACTTGTCCGAGCTCAGTTCGTATGGCGTGGAGAAATTAAACCGTGAACCGGAGCGGCTGGCGGAGGAGAGGGCGCAGATACTGCAGCAGACCCGGGAGCTCGCCTTCTCCAACTACAAGACGTTCATCCGCACCGCGGACTGCACCGAGGAGATTTACCGCGACTTTGGCCGCGTGGAAAGCAGTGTTTCCAAACTCCTCGACAAGTTGCCCAGCTTCGGGGAAAAATGCAG GGGTTTTGTGAAGGAGGCGGAGGACATCGGGGCGAGCCGGCGCATGAACAGCCTGACTCTGAACCGTCACACAGAGATCCTGGAGATCTTAGAGATCCCTCAGCTGATGGACACCTGCGTCCGGAATGGTTACTACGAGGAGGCTCTGGAGCTGGCAGCGTACGTCAAGAGACTGGAGAAGAAGCACTCGTCTCTACCTGTCATCCAG gGCATCGTCCACGAGGTGCGTCAGTCGGCTCAGCTCATGCTGAACCAGCTGTTGCAACAGCTTCGTAGCAACTCCCAGCTtcctgtgtgcctgcgtgtgaTTGGCTACCTGCGCAGGATGGACGTGTTCACCGAGGCGGAGCTACGGGTGAAGTTCCTGCAGGCGCGGGGCAGCTGGCTCCATTCCATCCTGTCCACTGTCCCTGATGAGGACCCTTACTGCCACATCACCAAGACCATCGAGGCCTGTCGC GTACATCTGTTTGACATCATCACCCAGTACAGAGCCATCTTCTCTGACGAGGACCCCCTGCTGTCTCCCG GTGTTCACGGCCAGGCGGTGAACGAGGCGGCCATCTTCCACGGCTGGGTGGTGCAGCAGGTGTCTGAGTTCCTGGTGACCCTGGACCGAGACCTCCAGAGGGGGGTGGGCGGACGCCTGGACTCCCTGCTGGGACAGTGCATGTATTTCGGACTGTCCTTCAGCCGCGTTGGGGCAGACTTCCGCGGCCAGCTGGCCCCGATGTTCCAGCGCGTGGCGGCCGATACCTTCCGTAAAGCTGTAGAGGAAGCCATAGACAGGTTCCAGGAGGACATGAACCTGTACACTCTGATCTCTCTCCCCTCGATGCTGGGTGGGGGCTCCATGCCAGGTACCCTCCAGCCCCCCAGTACCCAGCCAGGTACCCTCCAGCCCCCCATGGCTCTGCTGGACTTCCCCCCTCTGGCCTGCTTCCTCAACAACATCCTGACGGCCTTCAACGACCTCAGGCTCTGTTGTCCCCTCGGTCTGGCCCAGCAGGTGACCAAGTACCTGGAGGAAGCCCTGGTAAAG gtcaCCAAGTTGATCGTGGCGTTCCACCGGGCTGAAGAGACGGCCTTCAGCGCCCGAGAGAAGGAGCTGTTTGTCCAATTCTGCTGTTCCTTTGCTGAGGACCTGGTTCCGTTCCTCAACCGTTGTCTACAG GTGTCCCTCCAACTCAAGTCCACCAGTACAGCGGTCTGGGTTGTATCGATGTGA